A genomic segment from Saprospiraceae bacterium encodes:
- a CDS encoding GNAT family N-acetyltransferase, with amino-acid sequence MNIRIRKAVAQDLIAIHDLVRELAIYEKAEPEFVATLQDYQDDFEAGVFSCHVAEVDGTVVGMVLYYMTYSTWKGKMLYLEDFVVLEAYRRLGLGQLLFDAFLEEAKTRKCRLVKWQVLDWNEPALQFYRKNNAVIEKEWWNGKLFLQTLS; translated from the coding sequence ATGAATATAAGGATCAGAAAGGCAGTTGCACAAGATTTAATAGCCATTCACGACTTGGTAAGAGAATTGGCTATTTATGAAAAAGCCGAACCTGAATTTGTGGCTACGCTACAAGATTACCAGGATGACTTTGAGGCTGGCGTCTTTAGCTGTCACGTCGCCGAAGTAGATGGCACGGTTGTTGGAATGGTCTTGTATTATATGACTTACTCCACCTGGAAAGGTAAAATGCTGTACTTAGAGGATTTTGTGGTACTGGAAGCTTATAGGCGCCTGGGGCTTGGCCAATTGCTCTTTGATGCCTTCCTGGAGGAAGCAAAAACGCGAAAATGTCGCCTGGTAAAATGGCAAGTTTTGGACTGGAATGAACCCGCGCTTCAATTTTACCGTAAAAACAATGCAGTGATCGAAAAGGAATGGTGGAATGGTAAACTTTTTCTGCAAACCCTATCCTAG
- a CDS encoding response regulator — MNNILVIEDQDADAAIIKAYLEEAAFKHKLFHSYTLKEGISILEENPIDLVLLDLSIKDSMGFNTLKKYLDESADTPVVVMTGNKNEIVGIQSVKAGAQDFLVKGDFDSRRLVNTIRYSLQRFKTQAKLQETADKLSITEKRRIEAQNMAKFANWEMDIVSNAMSWSEEMFRIFGVQPNSFQPSLSDYLDFVHVEDRDKVEDFFAEVIKTGQLNRLEHRILINNRMLKFLTIQARVNYDELTNKIILIGSIQDTSYRQSPEEVELPKEEVSTEVPTPLKGSELYRFGFSVRTPVSSIVNLIYLLEKSNPSHQQLELIEGLKTSVDDLSIVLNNMLNISLLISDNIALQEEEFSLREMMQNIQRVVDFKAFQLGIQINFTMEGAIPDIVKGDLQKLTQIIHNLTEQSFRRCNEGCQIGIHLHWFKRKKDYPFDLKITYNGEPIPTAERLRNESKPLTDNLQSLQEAMQENHLGLSIAYRLMEILGAKLETEVADDKSILRLLAPLEIVAQEDQSAMHKPNKPLNILMVEDHVINQIATRKVLTSWSDMVSVDIAADGEQALERFKQNHYDLILMDLQMPKMDGLEATLKIRAQSKVPIIALTANSSKQEEEKCLGIGMNAYLVKPFKPDELYAKIAKFL, encoded by the coding sequence ATGAATAATATACTCGTTATAGAAGACCAAGATGCAGATGCAGCCATTATCAAAGCTTATTTGGAGGAAGCTGCCTTTAAACACAAGTTATTCCATTCCTATACCCTTAAAGAAGGTATCAGTATATTGGAAGAGAATCCTATTGACCTGGTTTTGCTGGATTTGTCGATCAAAGACAGCATGGGATTCAATACCTTAAAAAAGTACCTGGATGAATCTGCAGATACGCCAGTCGTTGTCATGACTGGCAATAAAAACGAAATTGTTGGTATTCAATCTGTCAAGGCAGGCGCCCAGGACTTCTTAGTGAAAGGAGATTTTGATAGTCGACGATTGGTCAACACCATCCGGTATTCCCTCCAACGTTTCAAAACACAAGCCAAACTACAAGAGACAGCTGATAAATTATCCATTACCGAAAAGCGGCGGATCGAGGCGCAGAACATGGCCAAGTTTGCTAACTGGGAAATGGATATTGTGTCTAATGCCATGAGTTGGTCAGAGGAAATGTTCCGGATATTTGGTGTGCAGCCTAATAGCTTTCAACCCTCTTTATCAGATTATTTAGACTTTGTTCATGTAGAAGATCGGGATAAGGTAGAAGACTTTTTTGCCGAAGTTATTAAAACAGGACAACTTAACCGCCTCGAACATCGCATCCTGATTAATAACCGAATGCTTAAATTCCTTACGATACAAGCCCGTGTCAATTATGACGAATTAACCAATAAAATTATCCTCATTGGTAGTATTCAGGATACTTCCTACCGACAATCACCCGAAGAGGTAGAATTGCCAAAGGAAGAGGTCTCCACAGAAGTGCCCACTCCCTTAAAAGGCAGCGAGTTATACCGTTTTGGATTTAGTGTTCGAACACCTGTCAGCTCTATTGTCAACCTCATTTATTTATTGGAAAAATCTAACCCAAGTCACCAACAATTAGAGCTGATCGAAGGCTTGAAAACTTCCGTAGATGACCTGTCCATTGTTTTGAATAATATGCTAAATATTTCGCTGCTTATTTCTGACAATATTGCTTTGCAGGAAGAAGAATTTTCTCTCAGGGAAATGATGCAAAATATCCAAAGAGTGGTCGATTTTAAAGCTTTTCAACTGGGCATCCAAATTAATTTCACAATGGAGGGCGCTATTCCTGATATTGTCAAAGGAGACCTCCAAAAATTGACCCAAATCATTCATAACCTCACCGAACAAAGTTTTAGACGTTGCAATGAGGGATGCCAGATTGGTATCCATCTCCATTGGTTTAAACGTAAAAAAGATTACCCTTTTGATCTCAAAATCACCTATAATGGCGAACCAATTCCGACAGCAGAACGATTGCGAAATGAAAGTAAGCCGCTTACAGATAATCTGCAATCACTTCAGGAAGCCATGCAGGAAAACCACCTCGGTCTCTCTATCGCCTATCGCCTCATGGAAATATTGGGCGCAAAATTAGAAACCGAAGTCGCGGACGATAAATCCATCCTTCGGCTGTTGGCCCCCTTGGAAATTGTCGCCCAAGAGGACCAATCTGCTATGCATAAACCCAATAAACCACTTAATATCTTGATGGTTGAAGACCATGTTATCAATCAAATTGCGACGCGCAAAGTGCTTACCTCCTGGTCGGATATGGTATCGGTGGACATTGCTGCAGACGGAGAACAAGCACTGGAAAGATTTAAACAAAATCATTATGACCTCATCCTCATGGACTTGCAAATGCCCAAAATGGATGGTCTTGAGGCTACTTTAAAAATAAGGGCTCAAAGTAAAGTGCCTATTATTGCCCTGACGGCTAACTCGTCTAAACAAGAAGAGGAAAAATGCCTGGGCATTGGCATGAATGCTTACCTCGTCAAACCATTCAAGCCAGACGAACTTTATGCCAAAATTGCCAAGTTTTTATAG
- a CDS encoding polyprenyl synthetase family protein: protein MPSINEFQKIFLDYLQDNAFEQAPQGLYQPVDYMMQLGGKRLRPVLVLLSYHLFRDDFRPALPVALAMEVFHNFSLVHDDIMDEAPLRRGQATVHHRYGLNTGILSGDVMLILCYKYLVKVENSALIPALVETFNEVAIKVCEGQQYDMDFETKEDVTIAAYLKMIEYKTAALIEGCMGMGGILAEAGAENIAHLKAFGRNIGLAFQMQDDILDTFGDPDKFGKKVGGDILNNKKTYLILKAYELAGEADRQRLKQWMRSTTESEAEKINAVTQLLIDLNIQDLAMEKMISYQETAFKHLAQVKASAEKKQILLNLAEALLVREV, encoded by the coding sequence ATGCCTTCAATAAACGAATTTCAAAAGATTTTTTTAGATTACCTTCAAGATAATGCTTTTGAGCAAGCGCCCCAAGGCTTGTATCAACCCGTTGATTATATGATGCAATTGGGGGGTAAAAGGCTTCGCCCTGTTTTGGTGCTTTTAAGTTATCATTTATTTCGAGATGATTTCCGACCAGCATTGCCCGTAGCGCTTGCCATGGAGGTTTTTCACAATTTTAGTCTGGTGCACGATGATATCATGGATGAGGCCCCGCTTCGGAGAGGCCAAGCAACGGTGCATCATCGTTATGGTTTAAATACAGGGATTTTATCGGGCGATGTCATGCTGATTCTTTGCTACAAGTATTTAGTGAAAGTTGAAAATAGTGCCCTGATTCCAGCATTGGTGGAAACCTTCAATGAGGTAGCCATAAAGGTTTGTGAAGGCCAGCAATACGACATGGATTTTGAGACGAAGGAAGATGTCACTATTGCAGCTTATCTCAAAATGATCGAATACAAAACCGCGGCCCTGATCGAGGGATGTATGGGAATGGGCGGAATTTTGGCAGAAGCTGGGGCTGAAAATATTGCGCACCTTAAGGCATTTGGCCGCAATATTGGCTTGGCTTTTCAAATGCAGGATGATATCCTGGATACCTTTGGTGACCCTGACAAATTTGGGAAAAAAGTAGGTGGAGATATTTTAAACAATAAGAAAACCTACCTAATCCTAAAAGCCTATGAACTTGCCGGAGAGGCCGACCGGCAGCGCCTGAAGCAATGGATGCGCTCGACTACGGAATCTGAAGCCGAAAAAATTAACGCGGTTACCCAATTATTGATTGACCTTAATATACAAGACCTGGCTATGGAAAAAATGATCAGCTACCAGGAAACTGCCTTTAAGCACTTGGCACAGGTGAAGGCAAGTGCCGAAAAAAAACAAATCCTGCTGAACCTGGCAGAAGCCTTATTGGTTAGGGAAGTTTAA
- a CDS encoding acylphosphatase, producing MTKKHFNIRISGKVQGVYFRGSAKAKAVELGITGIVRNESNGDVYAEIEGTPAQLSAFIQWCHKGPPTAQVVAVQQEEGPLSAYTNFSIQR from the coding sequence ATGACTAAAAAACATTTCAACATAAGGATCAGTGGAAAAGTACAGGGCGTGTACTTTCGGGGATCAGCAAAAGCTAAGGCGGTTGAATTGGGTATTACCGGAATAGTGAGAAATGAATCCAATGGAGACGTATATGCTGAAATTGAGGGCACACCTGCGCAGCTTTCAGCATTCATCCAATGGTGTCATAAAGGCCCTCCAACAGCTCAGGTAGTTGCCGTACAACAAGAGGAAGGCCCCCTTAGTGCCTATACAAATTTTAGCATACAAAGATGA
- a CDS encoding response regulator, whose translation MKETRPFNILLIEDNPGDVRLTQEAFREGKKEVNLEVVMDGVEAIKYLRRETGFESRPMPDLILLDLNLPKWDGREVLKEIKTDKLLKRIPVVVLTTSNAEQDILHSYDLHANCFINKPVDFDNFFDIIQKIEDFWLTTTILPTMAS comes from the coding sequence GTGAAAGAAACTCGTCCCTTTAACATTCTATTGATCGAAGACAACCCTGGTGACGTTCGACTGACCCAAGAGGCGTTTCGGGAGGGTAAAAAAGAGGTTAACCTCGAAGTCGTCATGGATGGTGTAGAAGCTATTAAGTATTTGCGACGGGAAACCGGTTTTGAATCCCGCCCCATGCCTGATCTAATTCTGCTGGACTTAAATCTTCCAAAATGGGATGGCAGAGAAGTACTTAAGGAAATTAAAACGGATAAATTACTTAAGCGAATTCCTGTTGTGGTATTAACTACCTCTAATGCCGAACAAGATATTTTACATAGTTATGATTTGCATGCTAATTGTTTTATCAATAAGCCAGTAGATTTTGACAATTTCTTTGATATTATCCAAAAAATTGAAGACTTCTGGCTGACGACGACAATTTTGCCAACCATGGCTAGTTGA
- a CDS encoding YpdA family putative bacillithiol disulfide reductase, with amino-acid sequence MAVKDLIIIGGGPTGLNCAISAQNAGLDCLIIEKGLLVNSLYHFPINMTFFSTSKLLEIGEIPFISHVDKPTRKESLEYYRRIQQAYDLKINLYEEVLGMQADEEGIYVIQTSRATYKAKSVIVATGFYDTPRLLNVPGEDLPKVKHYYDDAHPYIGQKLLVIGAANSACDVALETWTKGAKVTMAIRENEIYPKVKYWIRPNIENRIKEGSIVAHFNTIVKEIRPTEVLLEGPNGEFSIENDFVLAMTGYQPNYTLLRNLGLDIPDDEAKIPLHDPETLETSLPNVYLAGVVCAGMRTSTLFIENTRDHGEVIVANILHKRAAVEA; translated from the coding sequence ATGGCTGTCAAAGACCTTATTATTATAGGCGGTGGCCCCACTGGCCTCAATTGCGCAATTTCTGCCCAAAATGCAGGCTTGGATTGTTTGATTATCGAAAAAGGGTTACTGGTCAATTCACTTTACCATTTTCCTATCAATATGACCTTCTTTTCTACCTCTAAACTATTGGAAATTGGTGAAATTCCCTTTATTTCTCATGTAGATAAACCGACTAGAAAAGAATCACTGGAATATTACCGCCGTATTCAACAAGCTTATGATTTAAAGATCAATTTATATGAGGAGGTACTAGGCATGCAAGCGGATGAGGAGGGCATTTATGTCATCCAAACTTCTCGAGCTACCTATAAAGCCAAGTCCGTCATTGTGGCTACCGGCTTCTATGATACGCCTCGCCTGCTCAATGTTCCTGGCGAGGACCTCCCCAAGGTAAAACACTATTATGACGATGCCCACCCCTATATAGGCCAAAAATTGCTCGTGATCGGTGCCGCCAATTCCGCCTGCGACGTTGCCTTGGAAACCTGGACCAAAGGCGCTAAAGTCACCATGGCTATCCGCGAAAATGAAATTTATCCCAAAGTAAAATACTGGATACGCCCTAATATTGAAAATAGGATCAAAGAAGGCAGCATTGTTGCTCACTTCAATACCATTGTCAAAGAAATCCGCCCCACTGAGGTGCTGCTGGAAGGTCCTAATGGCGAATTCAGCATTGAAAATGACTTTGTCCTGGCCATGACTGGCTACCAGCCCAATTACACGCTCCTCCGCAACCTCGGTCTCGATATCCCGGACGACGAGGCCAAAATCCCGCTCCACGATCCCGAAACACTGGAAACTTCCTTGCCCAATGTATACCTGGCAGGCGTCGTCTGTGCTGGCATGCGCACCAGTACTTTATTTATTGAGAATACTAGAGACCACGGCGAAGTAATAGTGGCAAATATTTTGCACAAACGGGCAGCGGTCGAGGCCTAA
- a CDS encoding amidohydrolase: MYSKNALLLGLMFLLWACQETETADLVLVNGNIYTVNAAQPTAEAIAIKDGRIMQVGTTADIEKLKDEKTTSIDLGGEFAMPGLIEGHGHFSGLGQGLLNLNFIRAKSWDEIVEMVAEAAKTAKPGEWITGRGWHQEKWLTPLDRDVLGYPYHDKLSEISPNNPVLLGHASGHSLFANAKAMELAGVSAETPNPSGGEIVRDSRGEAIGVFEERAQAVIRAAYQEYVNTLSDDQKKENWLKGIEAAQKESLKFGITSFQDAGSSYQDIKWYQELAESGKLDMRLWVMLRHSYDRMKDNMAGFPIINAGDHFFTCKAIKSEVDGALGSFGAWLLSSYDDKTDFVGQNTTPIPEVEKIADLAINHDMQLCVHAIGDKANQVVLDIFDRNFKAHPDKTDLRWRIEHAQHLDPADIPRFGAMGVIASMQGIHCTSDAPFVAKRLGVERAQKGAYPWRSLLDSGAKVANGTDVPVEDINPFECLYASVTRKRVDTGLEFFPEQSMTREEALYSYTLWNAYAAFEENDKGSLEVGKLADIVVLSKDLSSCSNEEMLETEVIMTMVGGKIKYAKN; this comes from the coding sequence ATGTATTCAAAAAACGCACTATTATTAGGCCTGATGTTCCTGCTATGGGCTTGCCAAGAAACGGAAACAGCCGATTTGGTATTGGTCAATGGCAATATCTATACGGTTAATGCTGCCCAACCTACTGCCGAGGCCATTGCCATTAAAGACGGACGGATTATGCAAGTCGGAACAACGGCCGACATCGAGAAATTGAAAGATGAAAAGACGACCAGCATTGATTTGGGGGGGGAATTTGCCATGCCTGGATTGATCGAAGGGCACGGGCACTTTTCGGGCCTTGGTCAAGGCCTGCTCAACCTTAATTTTATTCGCGCCAAAAGTTGGGACGAAATTGTCGAAATGGTGGCAGAAGCGGCCAAAACAGCCAAACCAGGGGAATGGATCACCGGCCGCGGCTGGCACCAGGAGAAATGGCTAACGCCCCTAGATCGCGATGTATTGGGTTATCCGTACCATGATAAATTGAGTGAAATCTCACCAAACAATCCTGTCTTATTGGGCCATGCCAGCGGGCATTCGCTATTTGCCAATGCAAAAGCGATGGAATTGGCAGGGGTTTCGGCCGAAACACCCAATCCCAGTGGCGGAGAGATCGTCAGGGACTCAAGGGGAGAAGCCATTGGCGTATTTGAAGAAAGAGCGCAGGCGGTGATTCGCGCAGCCTATCAGGAATATGTCAATACCCTCTCGGATGACCAAAAGAAAGAAAATTGGCTAAAAGGAATTGAAGCAGCACAAAAAGAGTCACTGAAGTTTGGCATTACTTCTTTCCAGGATGCAGGATCTTCTTACCAGGATATCAAGTGGTACCAGGAATTGGCAGAAAGTGGAAAATTGGATATGCGCTTGTGGGTCATGTTGCGCCATTCATATGATCGCATGAAGGATAACATGGCCGGTTTTCCGATTATCAATGCCGGAGATCATTTTTTTACCTGTAAAGCCATCAAATCAGAAGTGGACGGGGCCTTGGGATCATTCGGCGCCTGGCTATTGTCCTCCTACGACGACAAAACAGATTTTGTTGGGCAAAATACAACCCCTATTCCCGAGGTAGAGAAAATAGCGGATCTGGCCATTAATCATGACATGCAATTATGCGTGCATGCCATAGGCGATAAGGCCAATCAGGTGGTCTTGGATATTTTCGATCGAAACTTCAAGGCACACCCCGATAAAACCGATTTACGCTGGCGCATTGAACATGCCCAACATTTGGATCCTGCAGATATTCCACGATTTGGCGCGATGGGCGTAATTGCTTCCATGCAAGGCATCCATTGCACCTCTGATGCACCATTTGTAGCAAAAAGGCTAGGGGTGGAGCGTGCTCAAAAAGGGGCTTATCCCTGGCGGTCATTATTGGACTCCGGCGCCAAGGTGGCAAACGGTACCGATGTGCCAGTCGAAGATATTAATCCTTTTGAATGCCTTTATGCCTCAGTCACGAGGAAACGAGTCGATACCGGCTTGGAATTTTTCCCTGAGCAAAGTATGACCCGCGAGGAAGCCTTGTACTCCTATACTTTATGGAATGCGTATGCCGCCTTCGAGGAAAACGATAAAGGATCACTGGAAGTAGGAAAATTGGCAGATATAGTGGTGCTTAGTAAAGACCTTTCAAGCTGTAGCAATGAAGAGATGCTGGAGACAGAAGTCATCATGACCATGGTTGGGGGAAAAATTAAATACGCTAAAAATTGA
- a CDS encoding PD-(D/E)XK nuclease family protein, with product MIIQFGLALDDISYPLPPHSIGGFATLGPKNLLYTLESHLGFTGYPNDNDYLRIEQYRQALLQHLQVDNNAFYLSSFAADQFATATELLSRRDELLLAGWDFSITQPMPTRLATLAAVESLVRAPAEEVAELPLVFGYADRWKAIIDLIDQYHHPLTEIRLTEPFPLLPYYLQRFFKHLEKQGVKLVVPQEEDTFPDTDLGRFQQRLQAADKEKIQLKGDGSLLLIQGKRETDIASYLAKIFQKNTGFKPLCLIPDKSRVLDNALIKEGLPSMGILSASLARPTLQVLKLVTVFLWEPINPYKILEFVSLSIKPLHDDLAKAIANYMAQYPGLGSDGWNTMIHRFFEYLENRNQYESQLKPWAIREEFEFWFNRPRYDVARVVPKEDVLAIFDRLHRWAHNKFEEDGNQNQSLIVLGEQAKRIVDLLQTLPETHLSYLELERIVKTIYEPAPVEVQAAECHHMPFIHHPAALTDKVDQLLWWNFTQHEPDHFFSRWYLNERKHLQEKAILLVGPQEENAVMLWQRKNPLLKVKTRLVLVIPELVEGSVVHAHPLFGDLAATFTQLSSITWSIDEHEEKSPLMATFFALPKALPHAARTLGKPPVFINIDSSYTLAEREQESLTSLEDLFYYPYQWVFKHKIKLRKSTILSVVKEHTLMGNLAHRFFEKLFGEDVPIDQWNKEKIASWIDQESEPLLKKEGAIFLLYGREPEKVAFLKKVKYAAWNLIYLIQKNQWEVEASEKTLEGKFQDIEVKGRADLVLKRGEERAILDLKWRGASRRESMIKNGEDLQLVLYARLLSPENGWAHTAYYVMDRARLIARNTAAFQEINPVSPGADHLAINQQIYDRMASTFHWRMQQIKAGNIEVRCEQTTRDLEEHYGEALLPVLEMKSTDAPFDDYRTLINLIE from the coding sequence ATGATTATACAGTTTGGACTCGCCCTCGATGATATTAGTTACCCGCTGCCACCCCATAGCATTGGGGGATTTGCCACTTTGGGGCCTAAAAATCTTTTGTATACCCTCGAATCGCACCTGGGTTTTACCGGTTACCCGAATGACAATGATTACCTTCGAATCGAGCAATATCGACAAGCTTTACTGCAACATCTGCAAGTGGATAACAATGCCTTTTACCTGTCCTCATTTGCTGCCGACCAATTTGCAACGGCAACTGAATTGCTCTCCAGAAGGGATGAACTCTTATTGGCGGGCTGGGACTTTTCCATAACCCAACCTATGCCGACCCGCCTGGCTACTTTGGCGGCGGTAGAAAGCCTGGTACGTGCCCCAGCAGAAGAGGTAGCGGAACTACCCCTCGTTTTCGGTTATGCTGATCGCTGGAAAGCCATTATAGACCTCATCGATCAATACCACCATCCCCTGACTGAAATCAGGCTTACAGAACCTTTCCCGCTCCTCCCCTATTATTTGCAACGATTTTTTAAACATTTGGAAAAACAAGGGGTAAAACTAGTCGTTCCACAAGAAGAAGACACCTTCCCCGATACTGACTTGGGCCGATTTCAACAGCGTTTGCAGGCGGCTGACAAGGAAAAAATCCAGCTCAAGGGCGATGGAAGTTTATTGCTCATTCAAGGAAAGCGGGAAACGGATATTGCGAGTTACCTAGCCAAAATATTCCAAAAAAATACGGGTTTTAAACCCCTCTGTTTGATTCCAGATAAAAGTAGGGTTTTGGATAATGCACTCATTAAAGAGGGGCTGCCCAGTATGGGTATTTTATCTGCCTCCCTGGCTCGTCCGACCCTGCAAGTGCTCAAATTGGTAACGGTCTTTTTGTGGGAACCCATTAATCCCTATAAAATCCTGGAATTTGTATCCCTTTCCATCAAACCCTTGCACGATGACCTTGCCAAAGCAATTGCCAATTACATGGCGCAGTATCCGGGGCTGGGTAGTGATGGGTGGAATACCATGATCCATCGTTTCTTTGAGTACCTGGAGAACAGAAACCAATACGAAAGCCAGTTGAAACCCTGGGCCATTAGGGAGGAATTTGAGTTCTGGTTTAACCGTCCGAGGTACGATGTAGCACGGGTGGTACCCAAAGAGGATGTGCTAGCCATTTTTGATCGCCTGCACCGTTGGGCCCACAACAAATTTGAAGAAGATGGCAACCAAAACCAATCGCTGATTGTCTTGGGGGAACAGGCTAAAAGGATCGTCGATTTGCTGCAAACACTTCCCGAAACCCACCTTAGCTATCTGGAACTCGAACGAATCGTCAAAACGATATACGAACCTGCGCCGGTAGAGGTCCAGGCAGCAGAATGTCATCATATGCCTTTCATCCATCACCCCGCCGCCCTTACGGATAAAGTAGATCAATTATTGTGGTGGAATTTTACCCAACATGAACCCGATCATTTTTTTTCTCGTTGGTACCTAAATGAACGCAAACACCTTCAGGAAAAAGCGATTTTGCTAGTAGGGCCGCAGGAGGAAAATGCAGTGATGCTGTGGCAACGCAAAAATCCCTTGCTAAAAGTAAAAACCCGATTGGTTTTGGTCATTCCCGAACTGGTAGAAGGTAGCGTAGTGCACGCGCATCCCCTTTTCGGTGACCTGGCAGCTACTTTTACGCAATTGTCGTCTATTACTTGGTCTATTGATGAACACGAGGAAAAATCGCCGCTAATGGCAACGTTTTTTGCCCTACCAAAGGCGCTACCGCATGCAGCCCGTACCCTCGGAAAGCCACCTGTTTTTATAAACATTGATTCCTCTTATACCCTGGCGGAACGAGAACAGGAAAGCCTCACCAGTTTAGAAGACCTTTTTTACTACCCCTATCAATGGGTCTTTAAACACAAAATAAAGCTAAGAAAGTCGACTATCCTAAGTGTAGTTAAGGAGCATACCCTCATGGGCAACTTGGCCCATCGTTTTTTTGAAAAGCTATTTGGTGAGGATGTGCCTATCGATCAATGGAACAAAGAAAAAATTGCATCCTGGATCGATCAGGAATCAGAACCTTTACTAAAAAAAGAAGGCGCTATCTTCCTTTTATATGGCCGTGAACCAGAAAAAGTGGCCTTCCTCAAAAAAGTAAAATACGCTGCCTGGAACCTCATTTATCTTATTCAGAAAAACCAATGGGAAGTTGAGGCTAGCGAAAAAACCTTAGAAGGGAAATTTCAGGATATTGAGGTCAAGGGCAGAGCGGATTTGGTGCTAAAGCGCGGTGAAGAACGGGCTATTCTTGACTTGAAATGGCGCGGTGCTTCCCGAAGGGAAAGCATGATTAAAAACGGAGAAGATTTGCAGTTGGTACTCTATGCCAGGCTCCTTTCCCCAGAAAACGGCTGGGCGCATACGGCCTATTATGTCATGGATCGAGCTCGCCTGATTGCCCGGAATACAGCGGCTTTCCAAGAGATCAACCCCGTCTCCCCTGGCGCTGACCACCTTGCTATTAATCAACAGATTTACGACAGAATGGCAAGTACTTTCCATTGGCGTATGCAACAAATCAAAGCTGGCAATATTGAAGTCCGCTGTGAACAAACAACCAGGGACCTGGAGGAGCACTATGGCGAAGCGCTCCTCCCTGTCCTAGAAATGAAATCAACGGATGCGCCATTTGATGATTATCGAACCTTGATTAACCTTATTGAATAG
- a CDS encoding cytochrome P450: MKLDLNARFKSIQFALKFAKNPIPGMLANFERKGPTFNTYLGGIQPSLMTKDPEIIRHVLQKNHRNYIKTPMIFEKLRQFLGNGLLTSEGAYWLQQRRLIQPGFHRQRLTALVEIMDQVIKEADDKLQASIQKGAPVDVYQMMMHLAFGIVSRSLFSTEVAADKLDFLSYSLTTIQAFLVRQIRQPFLNPWFKLSGQLKKHIDLSKAADEIILDLIRRRREATGDYDDLLQMLLEARYEDTGEGMTDQQLLEEVNIIMTAGHETSANALSWIFYLLAQHPEIVHRLQKELAMVLGDRPLSFADLPQLVYTSQVIEEGMRLYPPAWVTDRMAIADDEVNGVSIPKDYMAVLVIYALHHDPKYWPEPESFNPDRFDPEKKKQQVPYTYLPFGGGPRLCIGNNFAMMEMQMVLAYFLRKYGLSLVLGQQVEMLPLVTLRPKNGIQIYFQKKHI, from the coding sequence TTGAAACTTGACTTAAACGCCCGCTTCAAGTCCATTCAATTTGCCTTAAAATTTGCCAAAAACCCCATACCAGGTATGTTGGCAAATTTTGAGCGAAAGGGGCCTACCTTCAACACCTATCTTGGGGGCATCCAACCCTCACTTATGACCAAAGACCCTGAAATTATTCGGCATGTTTTGCAGAAAAACCATCGGAATTACATCAAAACACCGATGATTTTTGAAAAACTCCGCCAGTTTTTGGGAAATGGTTTATTGACAAGTGAAGGCGCTTATTGGTTGCAACAAAGACGCTTGATCCAGCCTGGGTTTCATCGGCAACGCCTTACGGCTTTGGTGGAGATCATGGACCAGGTGATTAAGGAAGCTGATGATAAACTCCAGGCATCCATTCAAAAAGGAGCACCGGTAGATGTTTATCAGATGATGATGCATTTAGCTTTTGGAATTGTGAGTCGATCCTTGTTTAGCACCGAAGTAGCCGCCGATAAGTTAGACTTCCTGAGTTATAGTTTGACAACCATACAAGCTTTTTTAGTGCGGCAAATCCGACAGCCCTTTCTCAATCCTTGGTTTAAACTTTCTGGGCAATTGAAAAAACATATTGACCTAAGCAAGGCAGCAGATGAGATTATTTTAGACCTTATCCGGCGTAGACGAGAAGCGACTGGCGACTATGATGATTTGTTGCAAATGCTATTGGAGGCCAGGTATGAAGATACAGGAGAAGGAATGACCGATCAGCAATTATTGGAAGAAGTAAATATTATCATGACTGCCGGACATGAAACCTCTGCTAATGCCTTGTCTTGGATATTTTATTTATTGGCCCAGCATCCAGAAATTGTACATCGTCTGCAAAAAGAATTGGCAATGGTTTTGGGAGATAGACCCCTCTCTTTTGCAGACCTTCCGCAGTTGGTGTATACCAGCCAAGTCATTGAGGAAGGTATGCGGCTTTATCCCCCGGCCTGGGTCACCGACCGCATGGCCATAGCGGATGATGAAGTGAATGGTGTGTCCATTCCGAAGGATTATATGGCCGTTTTAGTCATTTATGCTTTGCACCATGACCCCAAATACTGGCCGGAGCCCGAGTCTTTTAACCCTGATCGTTTTGATCCCGAAAAGAAAAAGCAGCAGGTTCCTTATACCTATTTGCCTTTTGGCGGGGGCCCTCGGCTTTGTATCGGCAATAACTTTGCTATGATGGAAATGCAAATGGTATTGGCTTATTTTCTGCGAAAATATGGGCTAAGTTTAGTGCTGGGACAACAGGTTGAAATGCTGCCTTTGGTAACGCTTCGACCTAAAAATGGTATTCAAATATACTTCCAAAAAAAGCATATTTGA